The region AATGTGATCACGCGCACACTGAACATCCTGATACAGGAAGTCGCCACCCATAAAGGCACTCTGATCAAGACCATTGGCGACGAAATCATGTGCACATTTCCCAGTGTTGCCGTTGCGACCCAGGCCGCCTGTGCCATGCATTTTGCGATCGATGCGAGGCGCCCGGGCGGCGAACAACCGATTCATGTACGTATCGGCTTCCATTACGGGGAAGTCATCCACAAGGCAAACGATGTGTTCGGGGATACCGTGAACGTTGCCGCCCGTGTGGCGGCGATCACGAGGGCGCGCCAGATCCTGACGACTCAGACAGTCGTCGATGCCTTGCCCTCCGGGTTTGCGGACAAGGTACGCCCCGTAACCCGCGCCGCATTTCACGGCGTGCAGGATTCCCTGGCCGTGTTTCAGGTTCTTTGGGAGCCGGACAATACACTAATGGGCAGGATCGGCGACTCGATATTCCGCAAGCAATATGTGGCCGACAACGACTCGTTCGTCAATATCCAGGCGCTAGACCACCAGTCACTACAGGCCGACCGTCAAGCGCAATGACAGGTCGATCACTGTCGCTTCAATTGCGGCAGCGCTGCAGTGGTCAGGTATATACCCGAGAAGATCAGCACGATGCCGACGTAGTGATAGGTCTGCGGGATCTCGTTCAGGAAAACCGCCGAGAGAATGGTGCCGAAGACCGGCATCAGGTGGATGAACAGGCTGGCCTTGCTGGCGCCGACCTCGCCGACCGCCCGGTTGTAAAAGACGTAGCCGAGGAAGCCGGGGAACAATCCGGTATAGGCAATGCCTGCCAGCGAGCCGGCGTTGAGTTTGATCGTCCTGCCCTGGATCATTTCCCACGCATAGGCCGGCGCAAGGGCGAGCAGGCCGACAACAGTGAAGGCGGCGAGCATCAGCATCGGATGAACGCCGCTCGGGCGCCAATGCAGGCCGATGGTATAGAGCGCCCAGGTGAGTACCGCCACGAGCATCCACAGGTCACCGATATTCAGCGACAGTCCGGTCAGCGTGGCCAGATGGCCATGGGAGACGATGGTCACCACGCCGGACAGCGAGAGCAGGACGCCGAACCATTCGACACCATGCAGCTGCTTCTTCAGGAAGGCCCAGGACAACGCGATGGTGACGACCGGGATAAAGGAATTGAGCAGTACGGCGTTGGTCGCCGTCGTGTATTGCAGGGCGATGTAGGCCAGTGTGTTGTAACTGCCGACCCCGAGCAAGCCGAGAACGAGAATGGCTTTCCAGCCCCGCTTGAGCTGCGGCCATTGGCTACGCAGATGGGGCAACGCCAGCGGCAGGGTGAACGCCAGCGCAATGGTCCAGCGCCAGAAGGCCAGCGAAAGCGGCGGCACGTCGCCGCGGATGGCGCGGCCTATCACCATATTGCCGGACCAGAAGAGGGTGGTCAGTATGAGCAGCAGGTAGGGGTGTTTGAAGCGCGAGAACATGCGACCGTTTACGGTTGGAAAAATGCATTATGCATGAGGAATCGGTTTAAGCAATTGCAGGTGCAGACAAAACATTATTGGGAGCAGGACTGGAAACGCCGGGATAAATGATGATGTGTAGAAGCTCACACTTTATCTGAAACTGGCTGCCAGATTGTTGCAGTCTTTTTGCCGCCTAGCGTCCAAGTAATTGGAGATAGGAATGCCCGAATGCGGATGGTGGCAATTGGCAGAACCTTTTGCGACATTCCACGCTCCGCAAAAGCGGACGTCGATCTTTGCTAAATTTCATAGTTGGTTGGTGCTGGCCTCAATGACTGATCGAGTAAAGATTCAAATTGCCCAATCGGCACTGGTTTCCCAAACAGATACCCTTGGTAAAGCTTGCACCCATTTGCCAGTAGCAATTGCCGCTGAGCTACCGTTTCAACGCCTTCGGCAATGACCTCAAGATTCAGACTATGCGCCATGGCGATGATGGTGCGCACGATTGCCTGATCGCTATTATCCGACACTAGATCTCTAACGAATGACTGATCGATCTTAAGCTGATTAAGCGGCAAACGTTTGAGATATTGCAACGACGAGAATCCAGTGCCGAAGTCGTCCAAAGCGAAGTGGATGCCAATCGCTTTCAGGGCATTCATGGTTGTTACGGTATCTTGAATATTCTCAAGCAGGATACTTTCCGTCGGTTCCAGTTTGAGCAGATTCGGATTGATGGCATGACTTTCCACCGCATCTTGTACCAGTTCCACGAAGTTAGGTCTTTGAAATTGTTTGGCACTTACATTGATGGACAATGTCAGGTGTCGGGTGAGTTCGTCCTGTTGCCAAACCTTGAGCTGGGCACAGGCGGAATCGAGTACCCATTGTCCGATGGGCAATATCTGAAGCGTTTTTTCAGCCAGCGGGATGAATTCTCCGGGAGATATCAAACCCCGTTCAGGGTGTATCCAGCGAATCAATGCCTCGGCGCCGACAGGGCGATACAATTCATCCACTTGAATCTGGTAATGCAATTGAAACTGTTTCAGTTTAAGCGCTTGTTGCAACTCGGCTTCCAATTTAACCTGATCGCTGATTGCCTGCTGCATTTCCACATCAAAGAAACGAAAGGTGTTGCGACCGGCAGCCTTTGCCTGATACATGGCTATGTCGGCTTGCTTTAAAACTTCTTCCACTCCGTCCGTGTGTTTTCCAAACAGGGTGGCACCGATACTGGGAGTATTGTGGTATGCGTGGGTGTCGAATTGATATAGTCGGTTTAGAGTAAAAAGGATCTTATGGACGACAATTTCCGTTTTCGTTGCGGCTTCAAACTCCATTTCGCTTAAGTCTTCAAGCATCACAACGAACTCATCCCCTCCCAATCGGGCAACGGTATCGCCATCGCGGACGCAAGTGGTCAAACGTTCGGCGACTTTCTGCAAAAGCAGATCTCCAACATTGTGCCCAAGAGTATCGTTGAGAGACTTGAAATTATCCAAGTCTATAAAGATGAGTGCGCCTTTCTTTTCGCTTCGCGCACTTGCAGCCAATGCTTGCTGTAGCCGGTCCAACAAAAGACGACGATTGGGTAGGTGAGTAAGCTGATCGTAGAATGCGAGGAGCTGAATATTTTCTTCTGCTTTTTTGCGTGAAGTGATGTCGCGGCAGAATGCAACAAACTGGTTCGATTCCGGAATTAAAGAAATGGACACCTCAATACTAATTGCATGTCCATTCTTATGGCGGTGCTGTGTCTCAAATATATCGTAACCTTGTGCAGCGGCTGTAGCGATATACTTTTTAACTTCGTTGCCTGCTTGTTTCCCGGCTTCAAGTTGAGCGATATTCATGCCTTTTAGCTCATCCAATGCATATCCGCTGATGTCGGAATATGCTTTATTGGCTTCAAGCAAAAATCCCATTGAGTCAACTATCAGGAAACCATCATGCGTGGTTTCCAGTACCGCTTTGTATTTTCTCAAGTCAGCATCCGCATGCTTGCGATCTGTTATGTCGCGGCAGATGCACAGAAATACTTGCTGCGCATCCAATTCGACGAGACGGGCATTGATTTCAACGGGGATGACCGAACCATCTTTGCGAACTCGTGCAGATTCAAAAGTGGCAAGACCTGTTTTTGCTATCTGTTCAATTCTATACGGTATTTTTGGGCCATATTTGGAACTGCTAAATTGAACAAGGGGCTTACCTATGACTTCTTCTCTTGTGTAACCCAAGCGCTCATAATCCAGCCGATTGGCATCAACAATGCGGCCATCCATTGATAGCAGCTCGATACCATCGTTGACTGAATCAAAAATGTAACTGAATTTATTTTTAGCCAGTTCCAGCAAGTTATATGGCTCTTCGATGACCTCGACAACGACAGCGCGGTATATGAACAAGTAAGCGATTACCTTGTAAATATGCCCCAGCACGTTGTAGCCACCGGTCATTGTGGTATAGAGCGTGAAGAAGAACTCGCTCATCGCCAAGGTACACACTGCACCGAACATCAGAACCACTTTGAATGTCTGTGGCCTTCGCATCTTGGAATACAGGATTGCGGCGGTGGCCAGGTTGGTCAAAATAACGATGTATTCAACGTTTTTTTTGAATGGCGTCAGTCCTTGCCCCAGAATGAATGTGTCAGGAAACCAAGTTTGGTGATAAACCACGGCCCAATTTATGATCAATGTCAAAATTAATAATGAGCTGAAAATCAAGTAGCCGGATGCCTTCGAATGTAGCGGTTTCCATTCTCTGATGGATACAACGAGCAGAGCGGTAGCAGCCAGGATTCTTGCTGACAACCAAAAGTTCAGGTGTTTTTGCTGATCGTTCGGAGAGAAGAAATCGGGCATGCTGCCGTAGGACATTGTGTGAGAAAAATCGAGTACACCCACAGAAAAGAACGCACAGGCAAGCAATATAATATTCCCGGAAAGTAGCCTGCCTTTCGAATTCCAGCCGACTGCAAATACCATGATGGACACTATGATGGATACGGTCTCTAAAAGGGTATGCAGAGGAAGGTAATACGGGATGTCTTTAGAATGGGGCCAGGCTGGTAACATCCAGGCCAACAGTTGGATGAATACAAGAACCAGTAATATCTTTGCCATATTGAGCATGGCATTTCGATACTGGGGGTGAAGCCAAAAAAGACCAAGATTATCTATTCGTTGCATATACCATAATTGTTTTAACTGCAAACAAGATTATCACAAGCAAAATGCCATCATGAAACCTTCTCAATCGTCCAAGATTGGAAGGGAATCGTGAATGTCTCCGGATTCTGCCTGTTTATCGAAGTTTGCGCCAACGACTGCTTCTCTAACAGGGGTGGCTAGCTGAGCTGGAAAGGAGTTTGAGTTGAAGGGAACAAGCATGTCATGCGCTTTTGCCACTCTTGAATAACTCATAATCCGCTCAACCCGCTTCGCAGATAAAACGTATGCTCCCACCCCTTGGCGCAGCAAACATCAGGTTTTCGTCCGACAACGGCAACCCCAAGCAAAAAATAGGATAGATCGAGATACGAATGGAGTCATTTCGACCGGTGTTCTGCAAGGCAGTCCGCGTCGCAGTGTGAGATATCACCGCGAGCCAGCCGCTCACTATTGTGTATTACAAGTACGCAGACAACATTGAAGCTGGAACGATGTTGTAGTTGGTTGCGAACAAGTTTGAATTGCAGCAGAAAAAGTGAACGAAGAGATATTCGAGTTTGGCAATTATTTCATCATTTTGCAGCGGGAACTCAGTCCAGCTTCACCTTGTACAAGGTGACCGGAGCAGCACTGTTCTTGTCGAACGCGATTCCGGCATCCACACCGGCCTGGGCGATTTCCGCCGCGTCGTCGCAGCGCGCGTAGGCCTGGTGCATGGCGCCGAGCGAAAATTCATTGCCGGAGCCGATTGCCCAGTACTGGGTGTATTCGAACACTTCGCGCATCGAATAGATGGCGAAGATGCCGTGGGAGTTGGCGATCAGCGCGGTGATCTGGCTCGACTCGTAGGGATCTTCCTCGTCTTCCTTGGGGTTCAGGAAACATTCTTCCTTGAGGATCGGATGCAGCTTGCGGAACGTTTCGAAAATCGCGGCCTTGCTGTTAAGCTGTACGTCTGGTGTCTTGGCGAGCAGGCTGGACAATACCAGATGGTGCGCGGCGCTGCCGCACACGCCGACATAGCTGTCGCCGATGCGCAGTATCTTGTCGTGCGAGGCGTCGTGCGAGGCGTGCAGACGGGTGTTGCCGAAGGTGGTCAGGGTATCTGCCGCGATGGCGACGTATCCGTTCTTTTTGACAGCGACGATGGTGGTCATGTGAAGTTTTCCTTATTGGTCCGTACACGATTTTATCATTGATGCTGTATAGCTCCCCGCTCCCTTATCAAACCGATGCCGACGCCTACTTTGCGGCGATTCGCGATCTGCCATGGGCTGCATGGCTGGACAGCGGCGGAAGCGGGCGCTTTGACATCCTCGTCGCGCAGCCTGTTGCCACCCTTGTAACGACAGGCGCGCGGACAGAGATACGCGATGCTTCCGGTGTGCGCCGTTCGGAAAAGGATGTTTTCCTGCTGATACGTGAACTGCTGGGAGAGCCGATAACACCTGTGCCGGACATTCCTTTTGCCGGGGGTGTATTGGGATACTGGAGTTACGACCTCGCACGCCGTTATCACGTCATTCCGGAGATCGCTCAAGACGGCGAGCATTTGCCGGAGATGGCGGTCGGCATATACGACTGGGCGATTATTCTCGATCACTTCGAACTGAATGCGCGGTTGGTGTCGCGACAGCGATACGCAGAAACTGCAAAAATATTGCCGCAGATTATGGAGCGGATTCAAGGGGCTGCTTTTTTCAACGCAAAGGAAGAGAAATCTTCTTTCAGGGTAGATGGAAAAATCGCTTCCAACTTTACGCAGACTACTTATCGAAACGCGTTCAATGCGGTGCAGAAATATCTGCATGAGGGCGATTGCTACCAGGTCAATCTTGCACAACGCTATTCGGCGCAGGCATCGGGGGATGCCTACGCTGCATATCTTGAGCTGCGGAAATTAAGTCCCGCGCCGTATTCCGCGTTTCTGGATTGGCCGCAAGCCCGGATTTTATGCGCTTCCCCGGAACGCTTTCTGCAGGTGCAACAGGGTAGGGTGGAAACCAAGCCGATCAAAGGCACACGGGCACGCAATGCCGATAAGGTTGAAGATGCCCGACTGGCAGAAGAGCTGTATTGCCATCCCAAGGATCGTGCGGAAAACCTGATGATCGTGGATCTTCTGCGCAACGACCTTGGCATAAGCTGCGAAACAGGTTCCATACGCGTACCGAAACTGTTCGAAGTGGAGAGTTTTGCCAACGTGCATCACCTGGTC is a window of Sideroxydans sp. CL21 DNA encoding:
- a CDS encoding DMT family transporter, with the translated sequence MFSRFKHPYLLLILTTLFWSGNMVIGRAIRGDVPPLSLAFWRWTIALAFTLPLALPHLRSQWPQLKRGWKAILVLGLLGVGSYNTLAYIALQYTTATNAVLLNSFIPVVTIALSWAFLKKQLHGVEWFGVLLSLSGVVTIVSHGHLATLTGLSLNIGDLWMLVAVLTWALYTIGLHWRPSGVHPMLMLAAFTVVGLLALAPAYAWEMIQGRTIKLNAGSLAGIAYTGLFPGFLGYVFYNRAVGEVGASKASLFIHLMPVFGTILSAVFLNEIPQTYHYVGIVLIFSGIYLTTAALPQLKRQ
- a CDS encoding EAL domain-containing protein, with protein sequence MLNMAKILLVLVFIQLLAWMLPAWPHSKDIPYYLPLHTLLETVSIIVSIMVFAVGWNSKGRLLSGNIILLACAFFSVGVLDFSHTMSYGSMPDFFSPNDQQKHLNFWLSARILAATALLVVSIREWKPLHSKASGYLIFSSLLILTLIINWAVVYHQTWFPDTFILGQGLTPFKKNVEYIVILTNLATAAILYSKMRRPQTFKVVLMFGAVCTLAMSEFFFTLYTTMTGGYNVLGHIYKVIAYLFIYRAVVVEVIEEPYNLLELAKNKFSYIFDSVNDGIELLSMDGRIVDANRLDYERLGYTREEVIGKPLVQFSSSKYGPKIPYRIEQIAKTGLATFESARVRKDGSVIPVEINARLVELDAQQVFLCICRDITDRKHADADLRKYKAVLETTHDGFLIVDSMGFLLEANKAYSDISGYALDELKGMNIAQLEAGKQAGNEVKKYIATAAAQGYDIFETQHRHKNGHAISIEVSISLIPESNQFVAFCRDITSRKKAEENIQLLAFYDQLTHLPNRRLLLDRLQQALAASARSEKKGALIFIDLDNFKSLNDTLGHNVGDLLLQKVAERLTTCVRDGDTVARLGGDEFVVMLEDLSEMEFEAATKTEIVVHKILFTLNRLYQFDTHAYHNTPSIGATLFGKHTDGVEEVLKQADIAMYQAKAAGRNTFRFFDVEMQQAISDQVKLEAELQQALKLKQFQLHYQIQVDELYRPVGAEALIRWIHPERGLISPGEFIPLAEKTLQILPIGQWVLDSACAQLKVWQQDELTRHLTLSINVSAKQFQRPNFVELVQDAVESHAINPNLLKLEPTESILLENIQDTVTTMNALKAIGIHFALDDFGTGFSSLQYLKRLPLNQLKIDQSFVRDLVSDNSDQAIVRTIIAMAHSLNLEVIAEGVETVAQRQLLLANGCKLYQGYLFGKPVPIGQFESLLDQSLRPAPTNYEI
- the pabB gene encoding aminodeoxychorismate synthase component I, yielding MLYSSPLPYQTDADAYFAAIRDLPWAAWLDSGGSGRFDILVAQPVATLVTTGARTEIRDASGVRRSEKDVFLLIRELLGEPITPVPDIPFAGGVLGYWSYDLARRYHVIPEIAQDGEHLPEMAVGIYDWAIILDHFELNARLVSRQRYAETAKILPQIMERIQGAAFFNAKEEKSSFRVDGKIASNFTQTTYRNAFNAVQKYLHEGDCYQVNLAQRYSAQASGDAYAAYLELRKLSPAPYSAFLDWPQARILCASPERFLQVQQGRVETKPIKGTRARNADKVEDARLAEELYCHPKDRAENLMIVDLLRNDLGISCETGSIRVPKLFEVESFANVHHLVSTVEGKLKKGNDALDVLSGCFPGGSITGAPKQRAMEIIEQLEPHRRGVYCGTIGYVGCDGNMDTNIVIRTLVYSDNEIRCWAGGGIVADSGCEAEYQETLDKAAAMLELLQRFGGQLDEQTPG
- a CDS encoding MFS transporter, translating into MTTIVAVKKNGYVAIAADTLTTFGNTRLHASHDASHDKILRIGDSYVGVCGSAAHHLVLSSLLAKTPDVQLNSKAAIFETFRKLHPILKEECFLNPKEDEEDPYESSQITALIANSHGIFAIYSMREVFEYTQYWAIGSGNEFSLGAMHQAYARCDDAAEIAQAGVDAGIAFDKNSAAPVTLYKVKLD